TGTTAATTACATTTAATTTCTGCTTTACACACGGCCATATCTGATTTTAGAAGTGAACTGAAGAAAAGAAATCACACGGTAGCACTAGTGACCTTAactaaacaaaaaatgcaaacaaagaaAAAGGCTGATTTGATCCTACTTCTGCGATATCTCTTAGGCCTCACTGCAATAATCTGTTTTCAATCCGAAATTATTATACCGTCCATTTGCAACGGAAGCTTATATCTTTTTATACTGACTTGTTTGAAATTGGTAAAACGCGGATGATATAAACCAGAACAAAAATTTTGCACAAGATTTGCTAAttgataaattcaaaacattaGTAAACAATATCCGACAATACAAATACATGGTAGTTATCGTGTTTTACAATTCTGTCTTGATAATACTTTACCCAACTTTAAGAGACTTTTAACAGATATAAATGTGTGTGTTAGCGCAAGATCAACAACAAATCATATTAGGAAACAATGCTTTTTTAATAGATCAGTAATAATTGAAAGTTCCGTAGAATAAAAATTGTATGCCCGTTTTTAAGCACATACAACTCCAACATCTTCATCATGGCTACAATCTTCATCACCCCATAAGTTGTGTTTACACAAGAGTAAGGAGTACTCTAAACCAGTACAAACGACTTGATCCAGGTATGTTGGCCCAGTGCCTCGACTGACGCTGGTATCTGATCTTGCATGtgatctaaaagtagaaaaatgtcTGGTCGTAGACACATATAAAGGTACATACAAGGTTAGTTTCGTACTAAAGCTAGCCTGCGGCCCATTTTCTATGATAACATTCAATATAACTGAGACTGAAATATCTGCGATATGCCATTGAACAATTACATTTATAAAGGAAACAACttccatttatatattataattataatgagCCGTTTTGTGTTTATATATTGCGAAAGCTGACCCTCAGCTTGCCAATGCATTTACAATTGCTCGCACAAAAACAACCTAAAAACCTCTTTGGTTTTTAAGGCTTAATGACTAATTTTTTCCATCTACTTGTTCCTCTGTTTTAACTTCTAATAACCTTGATTTCGATGTTACATGCACTTTTAAATAGCTGTTAAATTGTATTGCATAAAAATGACGTAACAAATCCGCATACAACATAAAAGGGTTCGGCTGCCTCTGCCCAAGCCCCCCACTTTTTTGACAGAAGATATGAATGATCTAAACATTCTCTATTGAAAGTTCTTTTTCAAACAGTTGATATGTTTATATCTTTTTAGTATGAAGCGGATAATGCGCCGGGTTTAGTATTTAAGATAGTTGTTTCTTTGTGAATTTTGTCGAACCATGACTTGtttgaaataagatataaaatatatattttaataaacagcTATACGGAAAAAAGTATTCCTTGTACATATTTTCGAAACGTTAACTatagactctctctctctctctcatatcGCAATTTGATATTGAAAGTTTAAATCGATGACGTATTGTTGAGAATATTTCTGTGCCATTAGGTCTTGACCGAACTCTTGGTCGATAGGATAGAAATGGAcagtaatttaaataaaatataaacacagTCTTTAAATTAAAAAGCCGTGATCACGAATATATTTTACTCCGAGCACAGAAATCACCGCATCACCGCGTTCATTAACACGtacaaaatgaaaagtaaaaaacaaaaaaaaaaacatacgttGAATAACCTAACATTCTGCACACAACTTTAGCGGCGGCGTTATTAAATGCATCGTCACACACTGTACCCCAATCGCTACCGTCGATAGACACCTCTACGCGTCCTCTATGGGAAGTGCTGCCACCAACAAGACGAACATGCAGAgctttataaaaatataacaaggTCGTCCAAAATAAGAATCATTCAGTCTTTTATGGAAGCATGGAGCACATACTGAAAACATGCtctgaacattttcaaaaaaccgTAGCCTTTGCATGTTTACATAGTTATTTCAACTATACCTTTTTGCTTTACATACATAAAGCAGACAGTCTGAACTATCAAACAACAACTATAGAACTACTGTGGATTTACCAGCAGATAATCTTTGCTACGGTTATGAGCAGTTATGATCCTCATGTAAGAACTTTGGAATGTTAGACATAATTCCAAACTGAATTCAAACTACAAACAACAAGATTTGAACAGAAACAATGGACAAGTCCTACAAAAAGTCCGTTATAAATATAGCTGCATCTATTATAttcgaatgtaaatattttcactttagaaatatgacatatttattatcaaaggtAGAAAAAATACAAACGTAAACATTCTTCTATTCAATGTCCGAAAATTCAAGTATCAAAaccccttaattgttttctttttattgtttgatTACTTGTAGTTGTATTGGGAActtaataaaacatgaaaaatgtcataacagTTCTTACATGGCTGACACGATACTCCAACATCCTCGCCATTACCACAGTTACTTGAACCCCAAGATCGATGAGAACAGTCACCCAGGCTCATCTCTGAGCCGGAACACACTACGTCGTCCAATACCAGAGGCAATGCGCCTCGTCCAAAATGTGCTCCAGAGTAAACGTGTGCACCACTCCTGAcacaaaaaaagaattttaaatttagatatcTTATTGTCttcaattattaaatatatttttgacaagTATACTGGAGAGATCTGATATCTTTTCGGTCATAGATTAATAAAGGAGATAGAGTCTTTGTTCTGCCTTCATTTTTCTGCTTCAGAAGAGAAATTATAGATATGCTGCCGGTTACTTGAAGAATCGCAGGAACACAGTTAGCCTATGTAGTTGATACGACTAGAAACAAATACCTCAGGACGTTCGTCATAAAACTCTCGACAGCCAAGTCCTTTCTTTGAGGATCTACCACTGactatatttatgataaaaatgaagAATATAAAAGTGTACAATATTACAATATCTACGcgctatataattattttatgaacttttaactttctcatataaaataaataaaagttacatttatGTTAGAAACGAGCGTAAGGTTTGTATAGGATTTCTAAGTAGTTTATTGAAGTAAACGGAGCAaatgtgtcaaaaaaaaaaagatattagaaattataataaaaacacaaTCTAAAGACTCGTGGTTTATATGTCTGCTTGGCATGGTTGTATATTTGGTTTCCTTTgattatgtatatgtacatatcAGTTATATACACAGCTAATACTTAGGAGAGGTCGCATTCTTGAAACtcgtcattttcttttgaatcTTATTTAATACAATTATATTAGGATATTTAACATGGACCTATTCAATACAGCGCTATATTTTGACGAGAACCAATTCGAAGAAGCATACTGGTCCATAGATATTGGGAGTAAGGGACGCCCCACCCGTCTCGCCTTTCTTTTCCGCCCTTGACAAGTGTAAGCCAATGTCTTTTAGCATTTTAAAACGACCTGATCATAGGCGGAGAGGTTAGACAacgttttgttacaatttcaccatattttaaaaatacatgttttaccatCACTGCTCTAATGTTAAAAGACAGAACAGTGTGAAATTGACAATAAGAAGCAATAGTTGATTCAATTTTTACATTAGCACCTATTCGCGGTGGTATTGATGTATCATTCAGTCAAAAGACACAGGTCCTTACGACTGATATTCGGGTTTCTATAAGAAATCGgtacttttcataaaattaacCAATTTTTCTTTTGTGGAATATGCGAATGGATACCTGGTTTATGTATGTCATAAGCCGGCTGAACCTTAAACCACAATTTCTACCTACGTTTTCGTCTTTATTGAACGGCAAAAACATTACACGAGGCCAGTTATGTTTTAATTTCGGGCAAGCGTGATACAGAAAGTGTATCCAGTGCAATTCTTGTTTCATGCGTCAATTATGATCACCATCtatgctcagtttgttttaaaatattttttttttaaattagcaaCAAATGTTGCCAATTTATTATCCCCGTACTGTGGAAAGTAGGGTCGGAGAGCCATCCAACACTTCCCCTTACAAAATCCTCTATATATGACAACTTATTATATCCTAATTTcctaaataataataaagatacagttattttaacttaatttcaaatgttatttttttgtatctttaatatCATCATTTCACAATGTGTTTGTGCTTTTGTAGCTTAAGCTAACTGTCATGTATTGTATAGTATTCTTACTctacatttcaacatgtttgatgTGTTGACTTAATGCAAATATCAtctatttgtatataataaaggCTTTTAAGAGTATGTTTCAGACACATTACTGAAGTTTCAATCTTTTAAGTCTAAGCTACAACTTTGCTACAGTAACTTTTTATTGAGAGAgaagtttcaaaacattttaaagaaattatagtaacaaaatgtaacattttgtttcagCGTTCGAAAAGagctggtatttttttttttaactaaatgaCACTATGTACCAAAAATATGAACTCTATTATCTACATaacctattttcaaacacaaATTAGCCCTTTTTTGTACTGAGTAAGAAATATTGTAACAAGCTCTTGTACAGAAACCATTTGGTATGGATGTAGTGtctttttgaatttcttttaccctgctgtatataattatttacattatgaACAATAGGATTCATATCTAATAAAGGTGCAAAATACTAGAAAACCTCTGCATTCTTAAGGAATATTTGAAACTTTTGTTATTATATTAGTCCCATTTATAACATTATACgtatattaaaaaataacaatatgtgtatacaaatgtatttctccAGTCTGATGTTGAAATCTATTAGATTAAAAAAACAGTAATGCAACAAAGATAGTATGCTTTTGTACCTATCAGTCtacaaaaaaaacttataaaaggCTTTCGGTGCAAACTACTAAGGTTTTCCTTTTCACTGTAAggtgttaaaacaaaaaaaaaaaaaaggatgtaCATACTGGTGGAGGACCCCATTGTAGTGGTGATGAGTAGGAGTGAAaggcttcattttttttctaactcGAGATCTGTTCTCGTACCGGGTGGTTATTAAAAAATAAGTTTGTAACTTTAGGTAAAGTTGCATCAAACTTTTCATATAGTATGTTTGTTGTTCTCATATTGCGATATTTCTATGGAGTTAAGTTTCTGTACTTTTCCCACGACTTTTCAAACTTTTCATATTTGAGAGTTTGTTTAgcaacatatttttcaatgttatatgTGGCAACAATTCGGGTCTTAACATTTTCTAGACCAGGCCTTAATCTTTTCAAACTActataatatgtataatgtttCACATATAATATAAGTTTGTTTAAtacattttccatttttgtattaCCAAATATAATATCTGAAATAGTCCAATCTTCAAAATTCagataacatttatattttatgtaagaTTGAAGCTGCAGCCAAAATTGTTTAGCTACTTCACAGTCATAATACAAATGAACCAACGTTTCTGGCTCACTCTGGCAAATAGTGAAAGAGTCTTCATtaataatcttcatttttttcagcaaataatttGTGGCAAGGATTTCATGATTAATCATAAATTGAAATCATATTATTTTTGGACCTTCTGTGAACCTATAAGCCATATCATATATTGAATTCCTCTGAGAAAAAACTCTGCTTCTGTAGAATTTCTTAGTTCATCCTTGAAGTTCCATTTTTGTAAAGAATTTAGATAATATCCTACATTCTGCATTAATTTATAGATTGATATACATCCATTTTTATCCTTATTTATTAATGCAAGACTTTGCGGAAAAggcataaaatagttatttttcttTGGCAAATGTTGGATATTATTTACTTCAAGAAATTCATTTATTGCTGTTGACATACCCCTATATTCTAACATGTTACTTGTAATGTTGTTAGTGGCCAGAAATTCCTTGTATGTGTAGAATTCTCCATCTAGATTTAAAAGATCACCTAAAAAAAGAATTCCACCAGAGATCCATCTATCTATACAAACACTTGAGTTTCCAACTTTGATTCCAggattaaatcataaatgaacagAATAACATTGTTTACTATTTTCAGGTGTTACATTTAAAGAAAGAGCATAGTTACTGTAAAGAACTTCTTACCAAAACGGGTTAATATCTAAATGTAGTTTTGCTTTAATGTAGTTTGTTCCATACTTAGATATTTGCTTTACAAATGGACAAATGCTAtatactgactgattaaatttGTAATTTAAATTAATGAGTCTTCATATCCATGTTGCTTTTAGCTATTCATAAAACTTTAAATCTATCATTTTAGCCCTCCAAACTTGTAATCCTGggttataatatttcttttgacTATTTTTCTAGAGTTATTCCACATGAAGTTGAAAAAAAGTTCTGTATAGTTACTGTATTAATTTTGGCTAGTGGTAGATTTGGTATACTcaaaaatacaaatgattttaattttgcaAGAGCAAGGGATTATATAATAACTAGCCTGCCAATTGGAGATAGAACTCTTTTAGACCAACTTGCAAATAGTTTCttgatttcttcaatttttgaatCATAGTTCAGATCTATAATTTCAGATAGATCTGTGGTAAATTTAACACCTAAGACTGTTAGAACTTCATTATTCCATAACAAATTATACTCTGGACAAAGAATGGTAATACTACATTTTTTGTGATCCAAACCAAATCACTTTTGTTTTCTCCATGTTGATATTAAGGTctgaaattctagcataaaattttACTGTTAACGTTGTGTTCTTAAGAGATTTGTTTGTACCATCCAAAAACAAGTGTCATCTGCATACTGGGAaatcttatattctttttcatggattattattccagttatattttgattatttctaattaatattgaaaataattcaGCACAAAGAATGAACAGGTAGGGTGACAGGGCATTTCCTTGACGACAGCCtttctgtaatgagaaacattcaGATTTCAATACAGGattcaatatttgtgtaaaataatttgatccaagattttattgaatctTTTATTGAATGGCAAAAGTTAAGGAAGTCTAAAACTTGGTGCATAAAATTCCATGAGACAGCCGCAAAGTCAATCAGAAGTAGTGAACCAggcaattatttttttctgtatagaAACGCAAATTATATAACATTCTTTGTTTGATGCCATTAGTCTGCCTGGTAAAAATGAAGTTTGATCTTCATTCATGATATTTACTAAGATGTTTTGATATGAAAAGCGATTGAAGTAGAGGCGATTTTATAAGCAACATTCAATAAGGAAATTGGTCTCCATTTTTTTAAGTAAAGTTTTTTAAGTAAAGCTTTTCATTATTCCCATTAGGTATACAGGTTTTTACTCCTTGTTTCTGGGTAATTGATAATTCTCCTATTGAATATGCATAATACATTGATCTTACTAGTGAGGTACCAGtatcttttcaaaaaaatgaataaataatctACTGTAAAACTACCATTTCCAAGACTTGTATTGTTTGACATACGCTTCAGAgagttcaacatttcattgtaTGTCAGAGCCCACTCAATGAATTGCTTATAATTTTCTAAGTTTAGGTACAAAATCACCTAATGTTtcaattaaagatatattttctgtttctttcacTTTATATAAACATTCATAATGACGCTTTGATTCAGCAAGAATTTCgtcttgtgtttttaaaataacacctttatcagaaattaaagagttcataagttttgaaatatagtttcTGTTTTAAAGATTGCAATAGTAACTTGTAGGTCTCTCTCATTCATGTATCCATTTACCTTTTGATCGAATGAAAATTccatccattttttttctttcttaaatccACAAGTTCTCTTCTTTTATTGTCTAATAATTCATAATCTATATTTGcttctttttcaattttctcaatttcttttaaaactttttcttccttattaatttcttctttttcttatgTGAGGCATGCTTATTGTTATTCCTCTGATATTCAGCAACATTATCTCGAATTATAACTGATCATTAATATTGAACCTTATTTCTTGAAGAGGTATATTATTTATATCCTCATTATTTTCTGGAGTGTCAATTACATACTGTCATTTTGATAATGATTctgtaatgattttttaaatttcatttatatacgTTTCATCCCTTAGTAGGCAATTATAAAATTTCCAGTAAGACaaaccatttttaaatttaccaAATTCTAACGACATCAAAAATAATGAGTGATTAGTACGGTATCTAGGTAGAATTAAAATATTATCAAGGTTagtatataaattatttgaaattagaaaaaagtctAGACGTTTTTTTTTGGATCGGATTTTGTCTAAACTAtgtatttcccctttttttcaatgttgttttCTCTAGCAATCCATTAAGTTAAACTCTGACATTATACTGTGTAGCTTATCACGTGCATTTGGATTGTTTAAGTGTAAATAATTGAAACAATCTTTATCTGGATTAAGAATCAATTTAAGTCCCCAGCAAGAATATATAAAGAGTTTTCAAACTTTGACTTTTTCTCTGACACCATTTCCTAAGTTTTGGTTATCTCCATTAGGTCCATAGATATTTACTAAAGTGATATCTTTATCACAATTTTTTGCAGTTTAGAATAAGTAAGTTACTTTCATCATCTTGCTCTACATTATTCACTTTGCAATCAAGATTATTGTAGATAAATACTGCGACGTCTCGCGACTGActagtaaaattagaaaaatatgcCTCATAGCCCCAAATAGAGCGTGTATACTTTTCCTCTGAAATTGTAAAATGAGTGTCTTGTTACATACATATAGAGTACTTTTCACTTTTCAAAAACTTAATAACATCTCTGTGTTTACCTGTTACCCAAACCCACAACAttcatttaaattataaaaactttatttgtcatgGTTATCTAGAAACATTGAAAGTTGTCTAAAAATCACGGAGTGAATAACATatgatacatttttacatatttcatgaTAACATATGAGAACATTTCTATGAACATGTGTAGCATTTGATTTCAAATTTACTCTTTTTGAAAGACAAGACTTTACCCCTAAATTACAGGAGAGGCCATCCACCAGAACCCTATTATTATGAATTATATTTACAGATTCAATCTGCCGGCTAATTGATGAAGAGAGCTGAATGTTTAACTATCGCtctacaattttattttttaaaacagttttttgtaTATTAAAAGTATCTTACTCTCTAAGTTCACTGAGGACTAACAGAAGTGTTGACTCATGAATTTAAAAGGGGTTAAACATAAATTAATACCGGATTATTGcagatattaatatataaaaagcagTTGCTAAATATTTACACAGATGTGTCTAAATGTCAGTAAGTTCATAATAGAAAATCTCAAAATATCAATACTGGTTCTAGATACATGTTTCAGTATTAAAAGTTTGTCTACCCTTTTATCCAATCACATTCCTACACTTGTAATTCCCAACAGAAATAAATTGCACATACTGCAGTACATGTGTTTTTCCTATGCCTCTTTCAGTGGTGTTCAGATCTATACAGTTGTAAAACGATAAATGATATTGGCTTACAGATGGCAGAGGTGGAGGAAGTGTGTTTGCTTGGTCCCAACACCCTAATGTCTGTGTATCAGCTCGTCCAGTATGTTTTCGAATGGCTACGAGAGATTCGAAGTTGCAGCATCGTCCATTACGGAATATATCATATCCGGTAAAGGAATATGTTAGTCATGTGATACAAATGGCGAGAAAAACAGGGTACAGAAAATAATTTAATGCATAAAATTAAATGACAGAAACGTGTTCCCCCTATATGTTCTTCACCAATTGTACAATGTTCTGTGTTGTGCAATTTTAGATCACAAATCTTTACTATTGCTTTACGTTTTCTACTGTAGTACTATTAAACTTTATCAGAAATGATACTGTTACTATTAGGTATTACTTTTCATACTAGCAGTGGGTTTTGTAGCACCAAACACAGCATCTTCCTATATTCTTCCGGCGAAAAGTCAATAAAACATTCACAATGTTTTTGCAAAGTTGGCCATTACTGATACATGTATGGCCGTTTTAAGTGAAATGAACTGCCAAAGTAATTGTCCTTATTCAGGTAACTGGACCTACCTATTCTCGAACTTCATTAAAcgtatttcatcaaaatttaatatatttattactgTATTACAAAATAGATCCTTTAGTTACCATGGTAAGtttaacattttacaaactaCTCGTGCTTCATCTCTTCCAAATCCATCATCACAGACAGTTCCCCATTCTCCATTGTGATACACTTCCAGTCTTCCTTCATACCTATGTGTTCCATTTACCAAGCGCACAGATGCTGCGgacatataaataaattgttcatCTTTTTACATTTAATAGAAAGTTTTTTGCTTTTGATAAAGGTAATGATTTAGAAACATTTGTGAAGGCAGGGCAATTCGATTTTCCCTCAATTCTATGGTCAAGTTTGGTCAATACACGTTCATTTGTGTTAAAAGGTAACTGCAATGTATTGTGTATTTATACAACAGCACTTCAACAAAAACAACCAAATGAGTTATATGTGTTTTAACGTTAAATAAATGTATCAGAGTGCTACAAGTGACTGATACTAGTAAcagttaaatgtaaaattcatatAGTATTAAGCTAATCATGGACTAGTTTAAAACGCGAAATTAACATGAATAAACGCAGAGACATTGTTCAAGATACAGTTACCTGAACAGGCAATGGTAGTACATATTCCAATTTCAAACGAATCTCCAGTGCATGTTTGAAGAAGTACATTTGACACAGTGCAGTTACGTTCTCTTCTTCTCAGACCAACGTCACATGTTACACTACAAGCATCCCATTCTCCCCATTCTGTCCATTTACCGCCTGACACATACAGTACCGATTTTAAACATGATCATTTTTCACATTCGAATGAAATTATACTTGATAAAACTACTGTGAAACCATCAGCTTAAATACCACTAATGCCATTAGAATGTATTGCTAAATTGTGTATAAGTAGAAAACTCTATAAAAATCGATATTAACAactatttaaaattgtttttttttcaatgattacgAAATACTTTGATGACTATCTGAACTGTATCATTGATGCAtccacatttttttcttttgtttcggAATCGCTCTAGTTTTGTAAAACAAACAGCTGAATTAAATGATTTCTAAAAACTGCCCTCATTATTTTCTTCTACGGAAGTTTTAGTAAAAGCACTTAACATTGTTAGGACAAAATTATTTACTTGTGCACATATCATCCGCACAAACATCATAGTTTATGTTTTCACCGAAACAGTGGTCTCCATACAATGATGGGTATGGATCATTGCAGTGCCTGTCTCGTCTTCTTAATCCTATCCCACAAGACGTACTGCAGGTACCCCAGTCAGACCACGTGCTCCAGCCACCATGCACTTTTAAATTGCAAAGTCAAACTTTTAATATTTGGGAAGAACCAATAACTTGCTTAGGTTGTTCTGTACGTTCggatcatttttttctacaatgtgcAATTTCATTAAACcctaatatttcaaaaacttctgACTTTACTCAGAAAGTTAGGCAAATAAAAAATTAGGGCcgtatgcttgatttttttttagattgaTTAAAAAACActtggacctcacacaagttttcataatggcaGTCTATGGGGAAATGGCAACTTTTATGACATTTTCGCAAACAGATTTCTATAActtaaatttaatgaaacttattaCAATTATTAACTAACATACGGTCTATAATatggttaaataaaataaataggctCGTATGCTTGTTTTAAGGCATTTGCTAATGATTAAAATTTTCGCACATTCCAAGCCAAATTTGAGTATTGCGAAACTGTGCAACAtgtcaaatgtttaaataaatatcacaTGGCAAAAGATACAGTACCGATTTCAAACTTGTTCTCattcaaataaatcatatttgataaaattactGTGAAACTACTACTGATGGAACTAATATAAATTTCTACATTGTGTATAAgtagaaaacttaaaaaacaacaacaatacagcAACTTTTGAAAAAGGTTATTTTCAATGATTACAGAAtactcattttttattttgtttcgttctgtttatttgtttggggtttaacacGGCCTTCCCtcagtatttcagttttattttagttatgtaacggcaggcagttaacctaaccagtgttcctggattctgtaccagtataaacctgttctcagcaagcaactgccaacttccccacattaaccAGCGGCGGAGGACGTATGATCTGAGACACAATGTCTCTTATTAAAGGgctcgaactcgcaaccccgcgatccgtagacctcgctctccctattgagctaagcgggcgggctgcttCGGCTTTGTAGCAAGCAGTCGAGTTTAAAATAGTTTACTCTAAAATACTgtctttcattattttcttttacgGAAGTTTTCGTAAAAATACTTAACATTGTTAGGACAAAGTTATTTGCTTGAGCACATATCCTCAAAACAAacatcatattttatgttttcaccGAAACAGTGCTCTCCGAACAATGATGGATATGGATTATCAAAGTTCCTGTCTCTCTTTCGTTATCCTAGCCCACAAGACCACGTGCTACAACCaccatgtacatgtacttttaacTTGCAAATACAAACCTTTAATATATGGGAAGAAATATTAACTTCCTTCAGGAAGTTATGCAGGTTCGGATATTTTTTCCATaatgtagaatttcattagaCCCTGATTGTTCAAAACATTGACTTTACTTTGAAAATTAGGCAAATAGATAAGACAGGATCGTATGCTTGAttatttgctagactgatttaaatACTTGAACCCCTCATTAATTTTCGAATGACAGTCTGGGAAGAtcaaaattttgatgacattttcgcgaatatatttctaaaatttagaTTTTACTTACACTTCAAAGATGCGATATATATTATGTTGAAATATAAGAACAGGCATGTTTGCTAAGTTATTTGCCTATGAAAAAAATATCCGCACATTCAAGCCAGTTTAGAGTATTGCCCCTATGCGCAACATgtcaattttgtaaataaatattacatggCAAAAAAAGCCAATTTTCTCAAGGATCTGTGATTTCAGCAATGTACAAAGACGTATTTTGCGCAAAATAATAGCAAGcaatgtatatttttcagttattataatgcTAGAAAAAGCGTAAGAATTTTAAAGtcatttagaaaatgtttgtacgagcaaaaaaaatgtatttttgttcacaaacaaaatatataagaataatTCCAACCTGGACAGCTGTCTGTTGAACACGTTGCTGAAGTTTCGAAATCTCCAACACAATTACTACCTCCATTTTGAGGCTTTGGACAAGCGCATTGTCTTGTTCGTATTTGAGTTCCATTCCCGCATGTGACATCACAGCTGTTCCAAGGACCCCATGAACACCATTTTCCGTCAGCTGAGGAAAAAAAGCATTCATGTTGATCTTCGTTGTTAACATGTGTG
The genomic region above belongs to Mercenaria mercenaria strain notata chromosome 12, MADL_Memer_1, whole genome shotgun sequence and contains:
- the LOC128547308 gene encoding scavenger receptor cysteine-rich type 1 protein M130-like isoform X1 codes for the protein MTSDTLYLEVVVAVVFLPLFARGFLLIDNTTTNSPDFQQNPTLASGGTITDTLQKNGTTQFVDAVPTKVPVTLYVNTSSTVSSLVCEDTIDTCSQYGRTPCAEKTYEAWAKSHCALYCGFCTPPISANQVCENKLSNCAEYDSGNLCTDDTFYTWAYDNCKGYCKFDICNDSWCEDSKGANCPLLDSALNLCSDIPKAKTICRKYCNLCNVTDGKWCSWGPWNSCDVTCGNGTQIRTRQCACPKPQNGGSNCVGDFETSATCSTDSCPVHGGWSTWSDWGTCSTSCGIGLRRRDRHCNDPYPSLYGDHCFGENINYDVCADDMCTSGKWTEWGEWDACSVTCDVGLRRRERNCTVSNVLLQTCTGDSFEIGICTTIACSASVRLVNGTHRYEGRLEVYHNGEWGTVCDDGFGRDEARVVCKMLNLPWSGAHVYSGAHFGRGALPLVLDDVVCSGSEMSLGDCSHRSWGSSNCGNGEDVGVSCQPSLHVRLVGGSTSHRGRVEVSIDGSDWGTVCDDAFNNAAAKVVCRMLGYSTSHARSDTSVSRGTGPTYLDQVVCTGLEYSLLLCKHNLWGDEDCSHDEDVGVVCA
- the LOC128547308 gene encoding scavenger receptor cysteine-rich type 1 protein M130-like isoform X2; this encodes MTSDTLYLEVVVAVVFLPLFARGFLLIDNTTTNSPDFQQNPTLASGVPTKVPVTLYVNTSSTVSSLVCEDTIDTCSQYGRTPCAEKTYEAWAKSHCALYCGFCTPPISANQVCENKLSNCAEYDSGNLCTDDTFYTWAYDNCKGYCKFDICNDSWCEDSKGANCPLLDSALNLCSDIPKAKTICRKYCNLCNVTDGKWCSWGPWNSCDVTCGNGTQIRTRQCACPKPQNGGSNCVGDFETSATCSTDSCPVHGGWSTWSDWGTCSTSCGIGLRRRDRHCNDPYPSLYGDHCFGENINYDVCADDMCTSGKWTEWGEWDACSVTCDVGLRRRERNCTVSNVLLQTCTGDSFEIGICTTIACSASVRLVNGTHRYEGRLEVYHNGEWGTVCDDGFGRDEARVVCKMLNLPWSGAHVYSGAHFGRGALPLVLDDVVCSGSEMSLGDCSHRSWGSSNCGNGEDVGVSCQPSLHVRLVGGSTSHRGRVEVSIDGSDWGTVCDDAFNNAAAKVVCRMLGYSTSHARSDTSVSRGTGPTYLDQVVCTGLEYSLLLCKHNLWGDEDCSHDEDVGVVCA